CGGCGAATAAAGTCGTATTGGGCATGGTGTATTTGTTTTTCTCCCGCCGCAAACTTGCCAAAACTGCTTTTAAATTGCAGGTATTTAACATTGAAGGGTTCGAGTTTGTGCAGCCCGACCACGGTGTCAAAGTCTTCGGGAAATAACAGCTCAACATCGACCTTTGCGATGCCTCTGTCACCCTCGTGTTCGCTGCTTTTAATAGCGATGTTTGTCACCTCAAAAATGGCGGGTCTGGCCATTTGGGAGAGGTTGTCCTTCAGCAGGTTTTCGATCAAATAATCGGTAAAGGGAATATCTTTTTGGCTGCAGGCCGAAAGTGCTGTCAGCAGTGCAATCAAGAACGTACTTTGAAGCAGGGCTTGTGAATATCTCAATGTTTTAAACCTTAATACAACTGTCATTTATGGGATTTAAGCTACAGGGCTATAACCTATAGCAACCTGAATGAGTCTTTCGTGCAGCGACGCCAATTTTTACATGTGCTTTCTACATCAGCTTTGGCTGTGCCAATACTGACAGCCTGCGGGGGAGGCGGCAACTCTTCTTCTGAAAGCGGCGAACCCAGTGTGAGCCGAGCAGATTTGCAGCAAACCAGTTCTGGATTGAGTTTTCAGCACGGTGTGGCCAGCGGTGATCCCCTCGATGATCGAGTTATTCTGTGGACCAGAGTCTCGCCGACAAGCCCTCAAGAGAGTGAGCTGAGCGTGATCTGCGAAGTTGCAGAAGACCGCGAGTTTCAGAACGTGGTGATGTCGGAGATGCTAAGCACCAGCGCTGCCCGAGACTACACGGTTAAGCTCGATGCCACGGGCCTGCGGCCTGACCGCCATTATTGGTACCGATTTATGTCATCGGAGGCGACGTCAGCGGTGGGCCACACGAGAACCTTACCTATGCCGGGGCAATATGCTGAGCGCCTGCGGTTTGCGGTATGTTCTTGCAGCAGCTATCCCCACGGTTATTTTTCGGTGTATCGGATGATTGCCAACCGGCCTGATTTGGATTTTGTACTGCACCTCGGCGACTATATCTACGAGTATGGTGATGGGGAGTACGGCAACAACCCCGGGCGTCCACTTGAGCCCAGTCACGAAATTATTGCACTGGACGATTACCGTCGTCGCTACGGCTTGTATCGCCAGGATACAGAGCTGCAAGCGGCTCATGCCGCCCATGCCTTTGTGACGGTGTGGGACGATCACGAGTCGGCCAACGATGCTTATCGAGATGGTGCAGAGAATCATAACGCCGGAGAAGGGGCGTGGTCTGACCGCAAGGCCGCGGCGATCCAAGCCTATTTTGAGTGGATGCCGATTCGCCCGCCCACAGAGGACGAACAGCAAATTTATCGGGGCTTTTCCTACGGGGACTTGGCTGATTTTATGATGCTGGATACCCGTCTTGAAGGCCGTGAACAGCAGCTCTCTAATCCTCTGGATCCCAGTCGTAGCCAGCCTCGAAACTTGCTGGGGCAATCGCAAAAACAATGGTTTAAACATCAGTTGGCTACGTCGCAAGGGCGTTGGAAGTTTGTGGGCCAGCAGGTGATGTTTGCCCAGCTGCAATTGTTGGAGTTACAGCGTCTGTTGCCTGCGGTGCCGACCAATGACTTTAGCCCGCTTGTTGCCATTAATATGGATCAGTGGGACGGCTACCCTGCGGAGCGAGAAGAAATTCTCGATTTTGTCGAAGCCGAAGAAATCGAAAATCTGGTGGTATTAACGGGCGAT
The DNA window shown above is from Spongiibacter sp. IMCC21906 and carries:
- a CDS encoding alkaline phosphatase, yielding MQRRQFLHVLSTSALAVPILTACGGGGNSSSESGEPSVSRADLQQTSSGLSFQHGVASGDPLDDRVILWTRVSPTSPQESELSVICEVAEDREFQNVVMSEMLSTSAARDYTVKLDATGLRPDRHYWYRFMSSEATSAVGHTRTLPMPGQYAERLRFAVCSCSSYPHGYFSVYRMIANRPDLDFVLHLGDYIYEYGDGEYGNNPGRPLEPSHEIIALDDYRRRYGLYRQDTELQAAHAAHAFVTVWDDHESANDAYRDGAENHNAGEGAWSDRKAAAIQAYFEWMPIRPPTEDEQQIYRGFSYGDLADFMMLDTRLEGREQQLSNPLDPSRSQPRNLLGQSQKQWFKHQLATSQGRWKFVGQQVMFAQLQLLELQRLLPAVPTNDFSPLVAINMDQWDGYPAEREEILDFVEAEEIENLVVLTGDIHSSWANELYQNPAVLTAGVLNRPLGVEFVAPSITSPGFPDGAAELVSAVLPVVNPHIKYTDLKNHGFILIDVTRQRSQAEYYYAADIDTPAGIGVESQKIKTLAVAHGSHRLQEDTPVSRPKPLL